The following proteins come from a genomic window of Dreissena polymorpha isolate Duluth1 chromosome 1, UMN_Dpol_1.0, whole genome shotgun sequence:
- the LOC127847113 gene encoding N66 matrix protein-like isoform X2 gives MMMKVAVCVASVLVAVSGLNNGMNMNNGGNGMTNGFNGMNNGGNGMSNGWNGMNNGGNGMSNGWNGMNNGGNGMSNGLNGMNNGGNGMNNGWNGMNNGGNGMSNGWNGMNNGGNGMSNGWNGMNNGGNGMSNGWYGMNNGLNGMNGRFNMMNINRFNGMNNGGLGMISG, from the exons ATGATGATGAAAGTAGCAGTGTGTGTTGCCAGCGTCCTGGTCGCAGTATCCGGACTCAATAACG GAATGAACATGAATAACGGAGGGAATGGTATGACCAACGGTTTTAACGGCATGAACAACGGGGGTAACGGCATGAGCAACGGATGGAATGGCATGAACAACGGGGGTAACGGCATGAGCAACGGGTGGAATGGCATGAACAACGGGGGTAACGGCATGAGCAACGGGTTGAATGGCATGAACAACGGGGGTAACGGCATGAACAACGGGTGGAATGGCATGAACAACGGGGGTAACGGCATGAGCAACGGGTGGAATGGCATGAACAACGGGGGTAACGGCATGAGCAACGGGTGGAACGGCATGAACAACGGGGGTAACGGCATGAGCAACGGGTGGTATGGCATGAACAACGGTTTGAACGGCATGAACGGCAGATTCAATATGATGAACATCAACAGGTTCAATGGAATGAACAACGGAGGCCTTGGCATGATCTCTGGTTAG
- the LOC127847113 gene encoding N66 matrix protein-like isoform X1: MMMKVAVCVASVLVAVSGLNNGMNMNNGGNGMTNGFNGMNNGGNGMSNGWNGMNNGGNGMSNGWNGMNNGGNGMSNGLNGMNNGGNGMNNGWNGMNNGGNGMSNGWNGMNNGGNGMSNGWNGMNNGGNGMSNGWYGMNNGLNGMNGRFNMMNINRFNGMNNGGLGMISGGTRYGK; the protein is encoded by the exons ATGATGATGAAAGTAGCAGTGTGTGTTGCCAGCGTCCTGGTCGCAGTATCCGGACTCAATAACG GAATGAACATGAATAACGGAGGGAATGGTATGACCAACGGTTTTAACGGCATGAACAACGGGGGTAACGGCATGAGCAACGGATGGAATGGCATGAACAACGGGGGTAACGGCATGAGCAACGGGTGGAATGGCATGAACAACGGGGGTAACGGCATGAGCAACGGGTTGAATGGCATGAACAACGGGGGTAACGGCATGAACAACGGGTGGAATGGCATGAACAACGGGGGTAACGGCATGAGCAACGGGTGGAATGGCATGAACAACGGGGGTAACGGCATGAGCAACGGGTGGAACGGCATGAACAACGGGGGTAACGGCATGAGCAACGGGTGGTATGGCATGAACAACGGTTTGAACGGCATGAACGGCAGATTCAATATGATGAACATCAACAGGTTCAATGGAATGAACAACGGAGGCCTTGGCATGATCTCTG GAGGCACCCGTTACGGCAAGTAG